A region of the Myxococcus stipitatus DSM 14675 genome:
GGCGTGGACGCGTGCCCTCCGAGACGAGCCGCCGCACGTGGGCGTTGGGGTCCTTCGTCCACTCGCGCAGCCGCGTCAGCGTCCGCTCCGGGTGCTGCTCCAGGAAGGGGCGGATGGAGTACTCCGCCGTGAAGCGCCGCGTGAGCTCATGCTGCGCGCGCATGGACTCCTCGAAGTGCCCGAGCCCGTGCTCCGACACGTACATCGTGTGAGGCAGGTAGAAGAAGACGGCCATGCCGCCCACCCGGTCCACCTCTCGTTCCTCACCCAGTGAGCGGATGAGAATGTCCACGGCCTGGGGATAGTCGCGCGGGAGCGCGCGGTGCATGGCCTGACGGATGTGTTGGGCCCGGCCGATGAGCTCGTGCTCCTCCAAATCCTGTCTGGCTTCGCGCACGAAGGTCGCGAGCGGGAAGGCTGGATGTGCGTGATGAAGTGTCTTGCCCAATCGCTCCACCAGTTGGGCATCGAAGAAGAACTTGAGGGGCTCCGCCATGGCGTCAACAAAAGCCCGTCGAGACGTAACCCACAAGACGTGTCGCACCTTTCCTCGCTGCCCTGAAAGACTCCCTTTTGCTAGGCGTATGAGTCGTGGCGACACGCAAGGGCCGGGGCCCTCGGGGTGCGAAGCAGGGCGCGGTAAGACGAAGCCGGGGTGACGGCGCGAATCGCGCCGTTCGTCCCACATCGGGTGTCTCCCCGCTGCGCGAACAGCTCGCATCGGTGTCGGACCCGCTGGCGTTATTGGAAGGACTCTTCCTCCACTCGCCGGTGCCGTATGCCATCTTCGACCGGGAGGGACACTGTCGGCTGAGCAACCCCGCGTACCGGGCGATGTTCGGCTCGGTGCCTCCGCCCGAGTACAGCCTCTTCCGCGACGAGCTGGTGGCGAAGATGGGGCTGGACCTGCTCCTGCACCGCGCCTTCGAGGGGGAGACGGTCCAGACGCCCACCATCTGGTACGACGTGAAGGAGCTCCAGCACATCGAGGTGACGCAGGCCCACCGCATCGCCATCTCCTGCACCTGCTTCCCGCTCGCGTGCGACGCGGGCGAGGTGCAGTACATCGCCCTGGCCTACAAGGACGTGACGGCGGAGCTGATGGCGCGAGAGGCCGAGCACCTCGAGCGGCGGCGCCTGTATCAATTGCTCACCAAGGCCCCGCTCGCCATCGACCTGCTGCGCGGTCAGGACCTGCGCTTCGAGTTCGCCAGCCCGCTGCTCAAGCGGCTGTTGGGCGGGCGCGAGCTGGTGGGGCGCAGGCTGCTGGACGCCGTCCCGGACATCGCCCCGGACCTGGTGACGCTGTGTCTGAATGTCATGAAGACGGGGGAGCGGGTGGTGGCGCGTGAGTATGCGTTGACCATCGACTACGCGGGCAAGGGCCATGTGGAGACGCGGTACTGGAATCTCTCTCATGAGCCGCTGTTCGACGAGCAGGGCCGGGTGGATGGGATTGTGACGTTTGCCTTCGAGGTCACCGAGCAGGTGCTGGCCCGCCACGCGGTGGAGCACCAGCAGCGGTGGCTGGAGGCGGTGCTGGACTTGATGCCCATGCCCGTGGTGATGGCCGAGCCCAACACCGGCGTCATCACCTTCTCCAACGACGCCGCGGACCGGCTGTACGGCGGCCCCATGCCCACCAACGTCTCCGCCTCCGAGTACGGCGAAATCTTCCATGTGACGGACATGCAGGGCCGCCGCCTGGGGCCGGAGCTGTTGCCCTCCGCGCGCGCGGCGCGAGGCGAGCGGCTGGATGGCATGGAGGTCATGTGGCACACGAAGGCGGGCCAGTTCGTGCTGAGCATCTGCTCGGAGGTGCTGCCCGCGATGCACGGGCACCCCGAGGTGACGCTCCTGCCCTTCCTGGACATCACCCGCTTGAAGTCGGTGGAGCAGCGGCTCCAGGACGCCATCCGCGTGCGCGATGAGTTCCTGTCCGTGGCGAGCCACGAGCTGAAGACGCCGCTGACGGTGCTGGGCCTGCGGCTGCAATCCTTCGCGCGCGCGGCGCTGGCGGACCCGGACTCCGACTGGGCCCAGCGCCATGCGCGCGACGTGGAGGGCATGCTGCGCCAGGTGATGCGGCTGGCGGACCTGGTGAATGGCCTGCTGGACGTGTCGCGCATCGGCACGGGGCGGCTGAATCTGGAGTACGAGCAGGTGGACCTGCGCGCGCTGGTGCAGGAGGTCGCCGCCCGCTTCCAGCCGGAGGCGGAGCGCGCGGAGTGCGACGTGGAGGTCTCCGGCACCGACGTCATCGTCGGCGCGTGGGACCGGATGCGGCTGGAGCAGGTGGTGACGAACCTGGTGTCCAACGCGCTCAAGTACGGCGCGGGCCATCCCGTGCGGGTGCACGTCGAGGTGGAGGAGGGGCGGGCGCGCCTGCGCGTGCGCGACGAGGGCATCGGCATCAGCGCGGAGGCCCAGGCGCGCATCTTCCACAAGTTCGAGCGGGCCGTGTCGGAGCGGAACTACGGTGGCCTGGGCCTGGGGCTGTACGTCACCCGCACGCTGGTGGAGGCCATGGAGGGCGTCATCCACGTGGACAGCGCGCTGGGGGCGGGGGCCACCTTCACGGTGGAATTGCCGCTCTGTCCGTCCGGGCCGGTGGCCGTGGCCATCAAGGCCATCAAGGAGCTGGCGTCCTGACGGGCCTTGCCCGCTGCTGTGGCGGGGAGCGGCGGACGCGGGTATACGGGGTGCGCCGTGCGCCTCCTCGCACTCCACGTCCAAGACTTCCGCAATCTCGCGCAGGTGTCGCTCGCGCCCAGTGCCCATGCCACCATCGCCGTGGGGCAGAACGGGCAGGGCAAGACGAACCTGCTGGAGGCACTCTACTTCCTCGCCACGCTCAAGCCGCTGAGGGCCGGGCGGCTGTCGGAGCTGGTGCGCTGGGGCACCGACGGCGCCCGCGTCAGCGGCCGCTTCCTCCTCAAGGGCGCCGAGCGCGAAATCGCCGTGGAGGTGGGCGGCGGCACGCGACAGGCCTTCGTGGATGGCAAGAAGGCGCCCAGCCTGGAGGAGTACTTCGGCGGCGTGTCCGTGGTGGCCTTCACGCCGGATGACCTGGAGGTGGTGAAGGGCGGCCCGGACTCCCGGCGCGGCTTCCTGGACCGGGCGGTGTTCAACCGCTTCCCCGCCTACCTCCGGGAGAGCCGGGAGTACGCGCGCGCGCTGAAGAACCGCAACCGCCTGCTGCGCGAGGGCGGCGCGGTGGACCCGGCCTACCTGGGGGCCTACGACGAGACGCTCGCGAAGGCGGGCGCGCGCATCTACTCGCGCAGGCGCGCGCTGATGTCGGAGCTGGCGCCGCGCGCCCAGGCGACCTTCGCCTCCATCGGCCGCACGGTGGACCCGGCCACGTATGGCTATCACCCCGCGCACCTGGGCGGAGACTTCGCCGGCGCCGACGAGGCCGCGCTCGCCCTGGCCCTGCGTGAGGCGCTGAGCGAGCGCCTGCGCCGCGACTCGGACCGGGGCTTCACCTCCGTGGGACCTCACGCGGACGACGTGTCGGTGACGCTGGGGGGGCGCAGCGCGCGGGCCTACGCGAGCCAGGGACAGCAGCGCGCGCTGGTGCTCGGCTGGAAGATTGCTGAAATCGAGAACCTCCAGACGTGCATGGGGTTCCTGCCGCTGCTCATGCTGGATGACGTGTCGAGCGAGCTGGACCCGGAGCGCAACGCCTACCTGATGGACTACCTGTCGCGGAGCGGCGCGCAGGTCTTCCTCTCCACCACGGACGGCTCGCTGGTGCGCGGCGCGGCGGCGGAGGACACGCTGTGGCTCTCCGTGGCGACGGGGCAGGTGTCGCTGACGGAGCCGCGGACCCCCGACGCGGGCTGACTCACGGCACCGGGCGGCGCCGCTGCCAGGGCCAGTGCATGTGCATCCGCCGGGACGAGGCGTGGTGCGCGGGCAGGTCCGCCTGCTTCACGTTGCCGAAGAAGGCGAAGCGGTACTCGGCCCAGAGCACGGCGTAGGCCACCGCGAACAGGAACGCGGCCAAGGGCAGCCACCACACCGTCCCCACGGCGAGGCCGACCGTCGCCAGCGCCAGCAGCGCGATGCTCAAGCCGAGCGACAGCGCGCGCAGCTTCTTGGACTCGCTGAACGCCATCCCCATGGAGATGAGCGAGAGCACCAGCACGGAGACCGCCATCCAGTAGCCGGTGCGCGCGTACAAGGCGGCAATCGACAGCAGGAAGAGACCGAAGCCGAACACCGCGAGACCGCCGTCCATGTGACCTCCTCGCGCCTCGTCGGGTGGGCGTCTCGCCTGGCCTCCTCGTCCCGGTGGGGTGCTGTAACGAACATGCGAACCCGAATCGCACCCGGGGACTCCCCAATCGAGCAAGACGGGCCAGATTGATTGTGGACGGGGCGGACGAGCGTGCCCGTCCCGGCGGGGGGAATAGCCGGCGCGCGGGGCGTGGGTGACGGTGGGACCTTGAAGGTCTGGTGTCCGCTACTCGTCATCCCGGGGTGGGAGAGAGGGCGTGGGGGTGGACGTTTCAAGACGGCGCGGAATTGCTTGCGGCGTCGTCGGGCGTGACGCATGACTTGGCCCGCAGGGGCCGGAAGAGACAAGGCGAAGAGAACGGTGCCATGCAGAGGATGACGCTGCTGCTCGTGGTGCTGGCCTCTCTGGGAGGCTGTCACCGGGTGACCTTCGAGGACTCCGTGTTGTCCAAGCCGGAGGTGCGCTACCGCGTGGGGCCGCTCCCCAAGACGTGGAATCGCGTCTGGCTGGAGGACAACGACCTGGCCTTCTCCGAGGCGGGCACGGGCCGCGCGCTCTCCGTCAACGCGACGTGCAAGGGACATGATGACCCGCCGCTGCAGGTGCTCACGCGGCACCTGCTGATGGGTTTCACGGCGCGCCAGGAGGTGTCTCAAGGGCTCATCATGCTGGACGGGCGCGAGGCGCTGCGCAGCCGCTTCCTGGCGAAGATGGACGGGGTGCCGGTGGAGCTGGAGTTGGTGGTGTTGAAGAAGGACAACTGTGTCTTCGACTTCACCTACGTCGCGCCCCCGGGAATGGCGGAGGAGCGGATGCCGGACTTCGACGCGCTGCTCGCGGGCTTCAAGGCGGAGCGCCCGGGATGAGCCCTTCGGTCGAAGCGGGCGCCACCGTCCTGCCGCCCTCGGAGCGCCACCGGCTGGTGGAGCGGGTGAAGGAGCGGCTGGAGTCGCTCGGGGCGATGGCGGTGATGACGGGGCAGGTGCTCAGCCGCGCGGTGAGGCCGCCCTACAACGTCAGCGCGTTCGTCTTTCATGTCGAGTCCTTGGGCGTGCGCTCCATGCCCATCGCGCTCTTGACGGCCACCTTCGCGGGGTTGGTCATCTCGCTCCAGTTCGGCTACTTCCTGGCGCGCTTCGGCGTGCAGTACACGGTGGGCCGGGTGGTGGTGCTCACCTTGTTCCGGGAGCTGGCGCCCGTGCTGACGGCGCTGACGGTGGGCGCGCGGCTGGGCAGCGGCATGGCGGCGGAGCTGGGCTCCATGACGGTGACGGAGCAGGTGGACGCCATCCGCGCGCTGGGGGCGGACCCGCTGCGCAAGCTGGTGGTGCCTCGGGTGCTGGCGTGCCTGTTGGTGATGCCGGTGCTCACGGTGTTCGCGGACGTGGTGGGGCTGGTGGCCGGCGCGCTGGTGGTGAAGGCGCAGTACGCCATCTCGTTGAACCTCTTCTTCCGCGGCGCGCTGGACTCGGTGCTGATGCAGGACTTCGTGTCCGGCGTTTTCAAGGGCGCGGTGTTCGGGCTCATCATCGGCCTGGTGGGCTGCTTCAAGGGCATGACGGTGGAGGGCGGGACGGAGGGCGTGGGCCGCGCGACGACGCAGACGGTGGCGATCACGTCCGTGGCGGTGTGTCTGGCGGACTTCTTCATCACGAAGGTGACGCTGTACCTGTGACGCGCCATGCCCTTCCTCCGCCGCAGAGAAGCGCCGACGTTCGAGTTCCAGCGGCCCACGCCGGGTGAGCAGCTCATCCACTTCGAGCACCTGAAGAAGAGCTTCGGCACCAAGCGTGTGTATGACGACCTGGAGCTGGAGGTGCGCGCGGGGGAGACGCTGGTGGTGCTGGGCGGCTCCGGGACGGGGAAGAGCGTGCTGCTCAAGTGCCTCATCGGCTTGCAGCGGCCGGACGCCGGACGCATCGTCTTCCAGGGGAAGGACGTGACGGGCTTCTCGGAGGAGCAGTTCATCCCGGTGCGCCGCCACGTGGCGATGGTGTTCCAAGGCGCGGCGCTGTTCGACTCGCTGTGCGTGGGGGAGAACGTGGCCTATCCGCTGCGCGAGCACTTCCCGGAGATGTCGCCGGACGAGGTGCGTGAGCGCGTGGCGGAGAAGCTGGCGCTGGTGAACCTGCCGGGCACCGAGCAGCTCATGCCCTCCGACTTGTCGGGCGGCATGAAGAAGCGGGTGGGGCTGGCGCGCGCCATCGCCACCAACCCGGAGGTCATCCTCTGGGACGAGCCCACCACGGGGTTGGACCCCGTCACGACGCAGTCCATCAACGCGATGATCAACTCGATGAAGACGAAGCTGGGAAGCACCTCCATCGTCGTGACGCATGACCTGGTGAGCGCGTTCGCGGTGGGGGACCGGATGGCGATGCTGGCCGAGCGGAGAATCGTCCAGGTGGGGACGCGCGAGGAGTTCCGTCGCTCCACGGTGCCGGAGGTGCGGGCGTTCCTGGATGCGCGCCGCGTGGAGCTGGAGCCGGGAGCCATGTCATGAGCCTGTTCACCTCCACCTCGAACGAGCGGAGGCTGGCGATTCGCACCGGCCTGTTCGTGGCGATGGGCCTGGTGGTGGCGGGCGTGGTGGTGTTCTTCATCGGCCAGGAGTCGCGGCTGTTCCAGCAGCAGGTGACCTACCGGGTGTTCCTCCCCAACGTGCAGGGCTTGAGCGACAAGTCTCCGGTGTGGCTGGGGGGCCTGGAGGTGGGGAAGGTGACGGGCATCTTCTTCTCCCAGGACCCCCAGGACCCTCGGCTGGAGGTGCAGCTGCGCGTCGCCGCGCGCTATCAGGACCGCGTGAAGAAGGACTCCACCGCGCAGCTCACCAGCATGGGCGTGCTGGGGGACAAGGCGGTGGACATCTCGCTGGGCACGCCCACCGCGCCGCCCCTGGAGCCGGGCGGGGAGATGGTGGCCATCACCGGAGGAGACCTGTCCACGCTGCTCAGCGGCGCGAGCAAGGTGATGGACAACTCGGTGGCCATCAGTGAGTCGTTGCTCAAGACGGTGCAGTCGTATGGGGACCCGCGCATGGTCGCCGACGTGCAGCGGGGGCTTTCGTCGCTGCGAGCGCTGCTGGAGCAGGTGGAGAACGGGGACGGCGTGCTGCACGCGCTCATCTACGACAAGGAGGCGGGGCGCGAGGTGCGCGGGCTGGTGACGAACGCGTCGCGCGCGGCGCAGCGGGTGGATGGGGCGGTGGGGCACCTGGAGGCGCTGCTCGCGGAGGTGCGCTCGGGGGATGGCACCGCGCATGCGCTCATCTACGGCGACGAGGGGGCCACGGCGCTGCGTGAGCTGGGAGAGGCGGCGGGGCAGCTGGCGGGGCTGATTGAAGATGCGAAGAAGAGCGAGAACGGGGCGGTGCACCAGCTGGTGTACGGGGACGCGCGCGGGATGTTCGCGGACCTGGGCAGCGCGGCGGCGGACCTGAAGAGAATCACGGCGACGGTGGCGAAGGGGGAGGGCACGGTGGGAGGGCTCATCACCGACCCGACCGTGTATGAGGACTTGCGAGAGGTGCTGGGCAACGTGAAGCGCAATCGCATCCTGCGCACGTTGGTCCGCTTCTCCTTGGACAACCGCAAGGACCTGGACCAGATGGGCAAGGTCAAACGCGTGGACCCGCCGAGCGCGCCTTCGCAGACACCGCCCGTGCCGACGACGGAGTGAGCTGGGCAATGGCAGACACGCGGGGTTGGTGAGTCCCACGTGGGTCTGGAGAAGAGTCCCTTGGGCTTGCTCGAGGGGGGGCTGGATTGCGCACAGTCGTGACGCGGCGAGCCGAGAGGTTTCGGCAAGTCCCTTCAGGACGGGGCTTCTGTGACCCGTTTGACGTAAGGGAAATCATTCATGAATATTCTGGTTCCCCCGCATTTTCCGAGGAGTCGGGAATGTCCAGTGTCGTGCGTCGCAGCGGTCGTTTCGCCGTGGTCGTCGGTGCCCTGGTTGCCCTGTCCGGCTGTTCCAACAACGCCCCGGAGTCGCAGGGAGACAAGCCGCCCGCGGGCGAGGAGCAGCCCACGCAGCAGGTGCTGGAGGCTCGCGGCTGTCGCGTGAATCCGACGCACGAGGAGATGGCGGACATGGAGCTCCGCTACTCGCAGGAGCGCGTGGTGTCCGCGTACGCGCGCCCCAACGGCTCGGTGACCATCCCCGTCTACTTCCATGTCATCAACAAGGGCACGGGCGTGGCGAACGGCGACCTGACCACCGCCATGATCACCAACCAGATGAACGTGCTGAACGCGGCCTACGCGAACACGCCGTTCAAGTTCACGCTGACGGCGACGACGCGCACGACGAACTCGGGCTGGTTCACGGGCATCGGCAACACGACCACCGAGCGCGCCGTGAAGACGGCCCTGCGCAAGGGCGGCAAGAACGCGCTGAACATCTACTCCGCGGCCCCGAGCGGCGGCCTGCTGGGCTGGGCGACGTTCCCCTCCAGCTACGCCAGCAACCCCATCATGGACGGCGTCGTGATTCTGCACTCCAGCGTGCCGGGCGGCAGCTCCGCGCCGTACAACCTGGGCGACACGGGCACGCACGAGGTCGGCCACTGGCTGGGCCTGTACCACACGTTCCAGGGCGGCTGCGCCAACCCGGGTGACTCCGTCAGCGACACCCCCGCCGAGGCCTCCGCCGCCTTCGGCTGCCCCACCGGCCGCAACACCTGCTCCGCCGCCGGCGTGGACCCCATCACCAACTTCATGGACTACACGGACGACTCCTGCATGAACTCGTTCACCGCGGGCCAGGTGGCGCGCATGGACTCGCAGGCGCTGACCTACCGCTGAAGCCAGACGCGGTGACGTCATGAAGCACTCGACGCCGGGGCGCTCCTCACGCCTCGGCGTCGTCGTTTTTATGTATCCCCTCGCGGGACACCTGGGCTCCAATCGCGCGCCCATGACCGCGCTCGCCTTGCGTGAAGACCGATTCCTGGACGTCCTCCGGCGCCTCATCGCCCTGACGCCCCGATTGCAGAACAACCCGTCCGCGGGGATGGTGCCCCAGGAGCGGCTCGCCGCCCAGGTGGTGCTGGACACGCTGGCGCCGCACATCGCCAGCGGCTTCATCCATGCGGAGTCCCTCGCCTCGCCCGGCAACGAGTCCCGCCCCAGCCTGGTGCTCACCGTGAAGGGCACGGGGGAAGGCGCGGTGGGCTTCGTCGGCGCGCACTTCGACGTGGTCCCCGCGGACCGACAGTCCGAAGGCTGGGAGCACGACCCCTTCACGCTGTGGGAAGGCCCGGACGGGCTGCTCTACGGCCGCGGTGTCACCGACTGCCTGGGCCATGTCGCGGTGGCGACGGACCTGCTCGCGCAATTGGCGGAGACGGGCACGCGCCCGCGCCGCACGCTGAAGGTGGTGCTCATCGCCAACGAGGAGTCCTCCGACCTGCCGGGCCTGGGCCTGGGCTACGTCGCGGAGCAGGGGCGGCTCAAGGACCTCTCCGGGCAGCCGGTGTACTGGCTGGACAGCGCCAACTTCGGCCCCACGCTGGGCACCGGGGGCATCAGCCAGTGGGAGCTGAAGGTCACCGGCGTGGGCGGGCACTCGGGCATGCCGCAGAACTGCGTCAACGCGCTGGAGCTGGCCATGGCCACGTCGCTGGAGCTGGCGCGCTGGTTCCATGCGCACTACCCGCCCTCCGAGGACGAGAAGCGCTGGGGCTTCCTCGCCACCTCCAGCCTCAAGGCCACCGTCGTCGAGGCCGCGAACACGAAGGAGACGAAGATTCCCGCGGACGTCACCCTGCGCGGCGACATCCGCCTGACGCCCTTCCACGACCTGGCCGAGGTGCGGCGCGCCACGGAGGCCTTCGTGCGGGAGCTGGACGCGAGGCTGGAGCGCGGCGACGTGCCCGCGGGGTTTCCGCGCACGCGCACCGCCGACGGCAAGCGCGGCACGCTGTCGTTCCACTTCCAGGGCTCCGGCACGGAGGGCATCGCCTGCCGCCTGGACTCGCCCGGACTCCACGCGCTGAAGGACGCGATGAAGGCGGTGCGAGGCGTGGACGCGCAGCCCTTCTCGCTCACCGGCTCGCTGCCGCTGGTGAGGGACCTGCAACGTCAGGGCTGCGACGTTCAAATCACCGGCTTCGGCGAGATGAAGTACTACCACGCGCCCAACGAGCAGGCCCATCTGGGGGATTTCCGTCAGGGGTTCTCCATCCTGCGCGAGCTGCTCGAGAGGCTGTGAGTCCGGAGAGGTAGAGTGCCCGGCGTGACGCATGATGCGCTCGAGGCCCACGCCGGGCCCCAGCCATGCGAGGAGCGGTGACGCCGTGAGAGACCTGCTGATGATTCCGGGGCCCGTGGAGTTCGAGCAGGAGGTGCTGCAAGCGCTGGGAGCCCCCACGCTTGGCCACACGGACCCCGCCTTCATCTCCCTCTTCGGCCGCGCGCTCAAGCGGCTGCGCGAGGTGAGCCTCGCCCCCGGCGCGCAGCCCTTCGTCATCTCCGGCTCCGGCACGCTGGCCATGGAGCTGGCCGTGGCCAACCTCGTCGAGCCCGGGGACGCCGCCCTGGTGGTGAACACGGGTTACTTCAGCGACCGGATGGCGAAAATCCTCGAGCGCCATGGCGCCAAGGTGACGCACGTGCGCGCGGCGCCCGGAGACGCGCCGTCGGTCGCCGAGGTGAAGGGCCACCTGGAGCGCGGCGGCTTCAAGGTGGTGACTGTCACGCACGTGGATACGTCCACCGGCGTGCTGGCCCCCGTGGAGGGGCTGTCGCGCCTGGCGCGCGAGTTCGGCGTGCTGTCGGTGGTGGATGGCGTGTGCGCCACCGCGGGCGAGGTGTTCCACCAGGACGCGTGGGGCGCGGACGTGTACCTCACGGCCAGCCAGAAGGCGGTGGGCGTGCCGCCGGGCCTGGCGCTGCTCACCGTGGGGCCTCGGGCGATGGAGGCGTGGCGCCAGCGGCGCACGCCCGTGGCCAGCGTGTACTGTGACTTCGCGGAGTGGCTCCCCATCATGGAGGCCTATGAGGCGGGCAAGCCCGCGTACTTCGCCACGCCCCCCGTCAACCTCGTCCATGCGCTGGACGTGAGCCTGGGGCTGATTCTCGCGGAGGGACTGGAGGCCCGCTTCGCCCGCCACCAGCGCATGGCCCGGGCCTTCCGCGCCGCGTGGGCCGCGCTCGGCCTGCGCATGCTGCCCGTGTCCGAGGCCGTGACGGCGAACACGCTGAGCGCCGTC
Encoded here:
- a CDS encoding PAS domain-containing sensor histidine kinase, with protein sequence MATRKGRGPRGAKQGAVRRSRGDGANRAVRPTSGVSPLREQLASVSDPLALLEGLFLHSPVPYAIFDREGHCRLSNPAYRAMFGSVPPPEYSLFRDELVAKMGLDLLLHRAFEGETVQTPTIWYDVKELQHIEVTQAHRIAISCTCFPLACDAGEVQYIALAYKDVTAELMAREAEHLERRRLYQLLTKAPLAIDLLRGQDLRFEFASPLLKRLLGGRELVGRRLLDAVPDIAPDLVTLCLNVMKTGERVVAREYALTIDYAGKGHVETRYWNLSHEPLFDEQGRVDGIVTFAFEVTEQVLARHAVEHQQRWLEAVLDLMPMPVVMAEPNTGVITFSNDAADRLYGGPMPTNVSASEYGEIFHVTDMQGRRLGPELLPSARAARGERLDGMEVMWHTKAGQFVLSICSEVLPAMHGHPEVTLLPFLDITRLKSVEQRLQDAIRVRDEFLSVASHELKTPLTVLGLRLQSFARAALADPDSDWAQRHARDVEGMLRQVMRLADLVNGLLDVSRIGTGRLNLEYEQVDLRALVQEVAARFQPEAERAECDVEVSGTDVIVGAWDRMRLEQVVTNLVSNALKYGAGHPVRVHVEVEEGRARLRVRDEGIGISAEAQARIFHKFERAVSERNYGGLGLGLYVTRTLVEAMEGVIHVDSALGAGATFTVELPLCPSGPVAVAIKAIKELAS
- the recF gene encoding DNA replication/repair protein RecF (All proteins in this family for which functions are known are DNA-binding proteins that assist the filamentation of RecA onto DNA for the initiation of recombination or recombinational repair.), with protein sequence MRLLALHVQDFRNLAQVSLAPSAHATIAVGQNGQGKTNLLEALYFLATLKPLRAGRLSELVRWGTDGARVSGRFLLKGAEREIAVEVGGGTRQAFVDGKKAPSLEEYFGGVSVVAFTPDDLEVVKGGPDSRRGFLDRAVFNRFPAYLRESREYARALKNRNRLLREGGAVDPAYLGAYDETLAKAGARIYSRRRALMSELAPRAQATFASIGRTVDPATYGYHPAHLGGDFAGADEAALALALREALSERLRRDSDRGFTSVGPHADDVSVTLGGRSARAYASQGQQRALVLGWKIAEIENLQTCMGFLPLLMLDDVSSELDPERNAYLMDYLSRSGAQVFLSTTDGSLVRGAAAEDTLWLSVATGQVSLTEPRTPDAG
- a CDS encoding MlaE family ABC transporter permease yields the protein MSPSVEAGATVLPPSERHRLVERVKERLESLGAMAVMTGQVLSRAVRPPYNVSAFVFHVESLGVRSMPIALLTATFAGLVISLQFGYFLARFGVQYTVGRVVVLTLFRELAPVLTALTVGARLGSGMAAELGSMTVTEQVDAIRALGADPLRKLVVPRVLACLLVMPVLTVFADVVGLVAGALVVKAQYAISLNLFFRGALDSVLMQDFVSGVFKGAVFGLIIGLVGCFKGMTVEGGTEGVGRATTQTVAITSVAVCLADFFITKVTLYL
- a CDS encoding ABC transporter ATP-binding protein, with the translated sequence MPFLRRREAPTFEFQRPTPGEQLIHFEHLKKSFGTKRVYDDLELEVRAGETLVVLGGSGTGKSVLLKCLIGLQRPDAGRIVFQGKDVTGFSEEQFIPVRRHVAMVFQGAALFDSLCVGENVAYPLREHFPEMSPDEVRERVAEKLALVNLPGTEQLMPSDLSGGMKKRVGLARAIATNPEVILWDEPTTGLDPVTTQSINAMINSMKTKLGSTSIVVTHDLVSAFAVGDRMAMLAERRIVQVGTREEFRRSTVPEVRAFLDARRVELEPGAMS
- a CDS encoding MlaD family protein, producing MSLFTSTSNERRLAIRTGLFVAMGLVVAGVVVFFIGQESRLFQQQVTYRVFLPNVQGLSDKSPVWLGGLEVGKVTGIFFSQDPQDPRLEVQLRVAARYQDRVKKDSTAQLTSMGVLGDKAVDISLGTPTAPPLEPGGEMVAITGGDLSTLLSGASKVMDNSVAISESLLKTVQSYGDPRMVADVQRGLSSLRALLEQVENGDGVLHALIYDKEAGREVRGLVTNASRAAQRVDGAVGHLEALLAEVRSGDGTAHALIYGDEGATALRELGEAAGQLAGLIEDAKKSENGAVHQLVYGDARGMFADLGSAAADLKRITATVAKGEGTVGGLITDPTVYEDLREVLGNVKRNRILRTLVRFSLDNRKDLDQMGKVKRVDPPSAPSQTPPVPTTE
- a CDS encoding zinc metalloprotease, encoding MSSVVRRSGRFAVVVGALVALSGCSNNAPESQGDKPPAGEEQPTQQVLEARGCRVNPTHEEMADMELRYSQERVVSAYARPNGSVTIPVYFHVINKGTGVANGDLTTAMITNQMNVLNAAYANTPFKFTLTATTRTTNSGWFTGIGNTTTERAVKTALRKGGKNALNIYSAAPSGGLLGWATFPSSYASNPIMDGVVILHSSVPGGSSAPYNLGDTGTHEVGHWLGLYHTFQGGCANPGDSVSDTPAEASAAFGCPTGRNTCSAAGVDPITNFMDYTDDSCMNSFTAGQVARMDSQALTYR
- a CDS encoding M20/M25/M40 family metallo-hydrolase, which encodes MKHSTPGRSSRLGVVVFMYPLAGHLGSNRAPMTALALREDRFLDVLRRLIALTPRLQNNPSAGMVPQERLAAQVVLDTLAPHIASGFIHAESLASPGNESRPSLVLTVKGTGEGAVGFVGAHFDVVPADRQSEGWEHDPFTLWEGPDGLLYGRGVTDCLGHVAVATDLLAQLAETGTRPRRTLKVVLIANEESSDLPGLGLGYVAEQGRLKDLSGQPVYWLDSANFGPTLGTGGISQWELKVTGVGGHSGMPQNCVNALELAMATSLELARWFHAHYPPSEDEKRWGFLATSSLKATVVEAANTKETKIPADVTLRGDIRLTPFHDLAEVRRATEAFVRELDARLERGDVPAGFPRTRTADGKRGTLSFHFQGSGTEGIACRLDSPGLHALKDAMKAVRGVDAQPFSLTGSLPLVRDLQRQGCDVQITGFGEMKYYHAPNEQAHLGDFRQGFSILRELLERL
- a CDS encoding pyridoxal-phosphate-dependent aminotransferase family protein, with the protein product MRDLLMIPGPVEFEQEVLQALGAPTLGHTDPAFISLFGRALKRLREVSLAPGAQPFVISGSGTLAMELAVANLVEPGDAALVVNTGYFSDRMAKILERHGAKVTHVRAAPGDAPSVAEVKGHLERGGFKVVTVTHVDTSTGVLAPVEGLSRLAREFGVLSVVDGVCATAGEVFHQDAWGADVYLTASQKAVGVPPGLALLTVGPRAMEAWRQRRTPVASVYCDFAEWLPIMEAYEAGKPAYFATPPVNLVHALDVSLGLILAEGLEARFARHQRMARAFRAAWAALGLRMLPVSEAVTANTLSAVYYPEGVDASLVGRVKTEGVVVAGGLHPDLKARYFRVGHMNRVGPADLLATVGAVERALAASGHRFQPGAGLSAAESSLTSR